A window of Acinetobacter sp. TR3 contains these coding sequences:
- a CDS encoding cation:proton antiporter domain-containing protein, translating into MSLLLPIIFLLAAALIFVPLTKRYASTTVLGYLIAGILLSSSVSGLIEDPKLINQLLHFGMIAVMFFIGFAFRPLQLWGERRGILKNSGLQYFIITILLVGACFLLVNQVLHSLILGCALALSALILPQQRLQQKQQSNHKLEQATLATLQFQAFITVILIALFPLLEDTASTRHGIAYFAALIATISGLFLANRYLVRPIFRFLAHKNSLHLIPVLSIFILLSVILIMDILNLHILIAAFLAGLLLAESEFKVEVERIVEPFKDAATGLFFLAIGLGLSLTPLSQSPLLILGLIFALVIIKAVVIGAISYYQQRNAKLSTLFAINLAQSGEFSFILLKLAESENLLSTELLAPTFLIILGSMLFTPLLFALFHRKILPMLQKNKVAVANADIPRHPILIIGFGRFGQVIARALHAQGKHFNVIDSNQPDADFIEQYGHRFIDADVTQIENLRATGIEYCKLLIIAIDDVEDSMNLARHLRLNYPELTILVRARDRHHARLLHDLGISQIWRETYASALSMAQQALVETGLCENEAQNLMMHFKQEDERLIQQHWNSNQQEIIKNHPSAIAELEYLFANTKTLILDRASNDQNTQSDAKSLNETS; encoded by the coding sequence ATGTCTTTACTGCTCCCGATTATTTTTTTACTGGCTGCGGCTTTAATTTTTGTTCCTTTGACAAAACGCTATGCCTCCACCACTGTTTTAGGTTATCTGATTGCAGGGATTTTGCTTAGTTCAAGCGTTTCTGGTTTGATTGAAGATCCTAAACTGATTAATCAACTGCTGCATTTCGGTATGATTGCCGTGATGTTCTTTATTGGCTTTGCTTTTCGCCCGCTACAACTGTGGGGAGAACGCAGAGGCATCTTAAAAAATAGTGGCCTACAATACTTCATCATCACGATCCTTCTAGTTGGAGCATGTTTCTTACTGGTTAATCAAGTGTTGCACAGTCTGATTCTCGGATGTGCTTTAGCGCTCTCTGCGTTGATTCTTCCACAACAACGACTCCAACAAAAACAACAGAGCAACCATAAATTAGAACAAGCTACTTTAGCCACCTTACAATTTCAGGCTTTTATTACCGTCATTCTGATTGCACTCTTTCCTTTACTAGAAGACACAGCCTCTACTCGACATGGAATCGCCTATTTTGCAGCGCTCATCGCTACGATTTCAGGCCTATTTTTAGCCAATCGTTATTTAGTTCGTCCTATATTTCGTTTCTTGGCGCATAAAAACAGTCTTCATCTCATTCCTGTACTCAGCATATTCATCCTGCTTTCAGTCATCCTGATTATGGATATTTTAAATCTTCATATTTTGATTGCTGCATTTTTAGCTGGACTTTTACTTGCTGAGAGTGAATTTAAAGTTGAGGTGGAACGTATTGTCGAACCCTTTAAAGATGCGGCGACAGGCTTGTTTTTTCTGGCGATTGGCTTAGGTCTTTCATTGACACCTTTAAGCCAATCTCCACTCTTGATTCTAGGTTTAATCTTTGCACTGGTCATAATTAAAGCAGTTGTGATAGGTGCGATCAGCTATTACCAACAACGCAATGCAAAGCTCAGTACGCTGTTTGCAATCAACTTGGCACAAAGTGGTGAATTTAGTTTTATTCTGCTCAAGCTGGCTGAAAGCGAAAATTTACTGAGTACAGAATTATTAGCACCGACATTTCTCATTATCTTGGGTTCGATGCTATTCACACCTTTACTTTTCGCACTTTTTCATCGGAAAATTTTACCGATGCTGCAAAAAAATAAAGTCGCTGTGGCTAATGCTGATATCCCACGACATCCAATTCTCATTATTGGATTTGGCCGTTTTGGGCAAGTCATTGCACGTGCTTTACATGCGCAAGGGAAACACTTTAACGTGATTGATAGCAACCAACCTGATGCTGATTTTATTGAACAATATGGACATCGTTTTATTGATGCCGATGTTACACAAATCGAAAACCTACGGGCTACAGGTATTGAATACTGCAAGTTACTGATTATTGCGATTGATGATGTCGAGGACAGCATGAATCTAGCACGACATCTGCGTTTAAATTATCCAGAGTTAACCATTTTGGTTCGTGCTCGAGATCGTCATCATGCACGATTACTTCATGATTTAGGGATTTCACAGATTTGGCGTGAAACCTACGCATCTGCGTTAAGTATGGCACAGCAAGCCTTAGTTGAAACAGGTCTTTGCGAAAATGAAGCACAAAATTTGATGATGCATTTTAAACAAGAAGATGAACGGCTTATCCAGCAACATTGGAATTCTAATCAACAAGAGATCATTAAAAATCATCCAAGTGCTATTGCCGAGCTTGAGTATTTATTTGCAAATACAAAAACTTTGATTTTAGATCGTGCGAGCAATGATCAAAACACACAAAGTGATGCAAAATCACTCAATGAAACATCTTGA